Proteins from a single region of Bogoriella caseilytica:
- a CDS encoding GntR family transcriptional regulator, translating into MTMASSVEAPRAALSDHVVQVLRDKMASGELQPGEHLRELELASQLKVSRGPVREALALLAREGQIEIRRHRGAFVSVLTKRDVEEVHTLRAALEALAAERAATRMTPEHFAELDEVLAEMKVTSGSVKPQDAVRLDLAFHDVIYRAADHTRLSWVWTSIRSQVSFFLLTRNINFPDFPTVGYPEHHELRTVLASGDPAAARVAAQKHMSGAYSRLSELELPEQ; encoded by the coding sequence ATGACGATGGCGTCATCCGTGGAGGCCCCCCGAGCAGCCCTGAGTGACCACGTGGTGCAGGTGTTGCGCGACAAGATGGCCAGCGGGGAACTCCAACCTGGCGAGCACCTCCGTGAACTCGAGCTCGCCTCTCAGCTCAAGGTCAGCCGCGGCCCGGTACGGGAGGCGCTCGCACTGCTAGCCCGCGAGGGGCAGATCGAGATCCGGCGCCATCGCGGCGCTTTTGTCAGCGTGCTCACCAAACGCGACGTCGAGGAGGTGCACACCCTGCGAGCGGCGCTCGAGGCGCTGGCCGCAGAGCGCGCGGCCACCCGGATGACCCCGGAGCACTTCGCCGAACTCGACGAGGTGCTCGCCGAGATGAAGGTGACCTCGGGCAGCGTCAAGCCACAGGACGCCGTGCGGCTGGACCTCGCCTTTCACGACGTCATCTACCGTGCGGCCGACCACACCCGCCTGAGTTGGGTGTGGACCTCGATCCGCAGCCAGGTGTCCTTCTTCCTGCTCACCCGCAACATCAACTTCCCGGACTTCCCCACCGTGGGGTACCCCGAGCACCACGAACTGCGCACCGTGCTGGCCAGTGGCGACCCGGCCGCCGCGCGGGTAGCTGCTCAGAAGCACATGAGTGGTGCGTACTCGCGCCTGAGTGAGCTGGAGCTACCAGAGCAGTAA
- a CDS encoding GH39 family glycosyl hydrolase translates to MTTDTDFNPGIGKTESPYPQAAPSDPDAPHVHAATIRVDATVDRGKLARIWESIGYDEFNWTYMPTGRELLTTFGGLAKQGVHVRPHYVFCSGNGFAIPHWGNGNVYHEDAQGNPFYDFTMVDQAYDAIVEAGNHVLVELAFTPRDLVPDHAAELEVVPSPTAYSNYEAGTWAYPPKDYQRWGDLITAHAQHCLERYGLEEVSTWLWELWNEPDIFYWRGTPQEFYELYSVTARAVRKAIPEAKVGGPSVTGGGVQFLRGFLQHTRDHQDPLDFVSFHTKGSAFTPWRVYGPTGGPAPEKQNPSANKMIFEVQRLLRVMAEFEEYRDLPAIVDECDAGVPAHHTFYDNANFEFQNTEYYPVFQVKLMKKLLDLNELEEASVAHATSWSFYFEGERYFEGTRSFLTAGGIEKPFLNAYRALATLGERRIEATSDAAQEVAGIDHASGASMPEEIDALASRAESGTIAVLVWRHTDDQYQHDETLAEVALELSGLRAARYQLRHFRIDGQHSNSHTAWKEQGSPQVPGPDQLRAIKERQGLEQLAAPSTVTPESGSAGLTIALPLPSLSLLVLEPQG, encoded by the coding sequence GTGACTACGGACACCGATTTCAATCCCGGTATCGGCAAGACGGAATCGCCCTACCCCCAGGCCGCCCCCAGCGACCCAGACGCCCCCCACGTTCATGCCGCGACGATCCGCGTGGACGCCACCGTCGACCGCGGAAAGCTTGCCCGAATCTGGGAGAGCATCGGCTACGACGAGTTCAACTGGACGTACATGCCGACCGGGCGTGAGCTGCTCACGACCTTCGGCGGCCTGGCGAAGCAAGGCGTCCATGTGCGACCGCACTACGTCTTCTGCTCGGGCAACGGTTTCGCCATCCCGCACTGGGGCAACGGCAACGTCTACCACGAGGACGCCCAAGGCAATCCGTTCTACGACTTCACCATGGTCGACCAGGCCTACGACGCCATCGTCGAAGCCGGGAACCATGTGCTGGTGGAGCTGGCCTTCACCCCACGCGATCTGGTTCCTGACCATGCCGCAGAGCTCGAGGTGGTTCCCAGCCCCACCGCCTACAGCAACTACGAAGCGGGCACCTGGGCCTATCCGCCCAAGGACTATCAACGCTGGGGTGACCTCATCACCGCCCACGCCCAGCACTGCCTGGAGCGCTACGGGCTCGAGGAAGTCAGCACCTGGCTCTGGGAGCTGTGGAACGAACCGGACATCTTCTACTGGCGGGGAACCCCGCAGGAGTTCTACGAGCTCTACTCCGTCACGGCACGTGCGGTGCGCAAGGCCATCCCCGAGGCCAAGGTGGGTGGGCCCTCCGTCACCGGCGGCGGCGTGCAGTTCCTGCGCGGATTCCTGCAGCACACTCGCGACCATCAGGACCCTCTGGACTTCGTCTCCTTCCACACCAAGGGTTCTGCCTTCACCCCGTGGCGGGTGTATGGGCCCACTGGCGGGCCGGCTCCGGAGAAGCAGAACCCCTCGGCGAACAAGATGATCTTCGAGGTCCAGCGCCTGCTCCGAGTGATGGCCGAGTTCGAGGAGTATCGCGATCTGCCCGCGATCGTCGATGAATGTGACGCCGGCGTCCCGGCCCACCACACCTTCTATGACAACGCGAACTTCGAGTTCCAGAACACCGAGTACTACCCGGTGTTCCAGGTCAAGCTCATGAAGAAGCTCCTTGACCTGAACGAGCTCGAGGAAGCTTCGGTCGCGCACGCCACCTCATGGAGCTTCTACTTCGAAGGGGAGCGCTACTTCGAGGGCACGCGTTCCTTCCTCACCGCCGGCGGGATCGAGAAGCCATTCCTGAACGCCTACCGCGCGCTGGCCACGTTGGGTGAGCGGCGTATCGAGGCCACTTCGGACGCCGCGCAGGAGGTGGCCGGCATTGACCATGCCAGTGGTGCCTCCATGCCTGAGGAGATCGATGCCTTGGCCTCGCGGGCCGAGTCCGGAACCATTGCGGTCCTGGTGTGGCGCCACACCGACGACCAGTACCAACACGACGAGACTCTGGCGGAGGTGGCGCTCGAACTCTCGGGTCTGCGGGCGGCGCGCTACCAGCTCCGCCACTTCCGCATCGACGGCCAGCACAGCAACTCCCACACTGCATGGAAGGAGCAGGGCTCTCCGCAAGTGCCCGGCCCTGACCAGCTGCGCGCCATCAAGGAACGGCAGGGTTTGGAGCAGCTCGCAGCGCCGAGCACAGTGACGCCGGAATCAGGTTCGGCCGGACTGACTATCGCGCTCCCACTGCCGTCACTGTCCCTGCTGGTCCTGGAGCCGCAGGGATGA